From one Gracilinanus agilis isolate LMUSP501 chromosome 5, AgileGrace, whole genome shotgun sequence genomic stretch:
- the LOC123250460 gene encoding probable inactive serine protease 37, translating into MKYIFIFVLFTGAFSFDYTDEQNDDPAPYLVYIKNQYSPCVGVLIHQQWVLAAAHCYLPSLKVKLGNFKKRVRDGTEQTIKSVQIIRYWNLTTDSSSHNLMLIKLSKPAVLNEKVQPMGLPTKSVPAGTKCIISGLDWSIKNNGKHPDLRQTFTAPLLSDKECQQTKQGKGSKNRICVKFLKSFNRIFVEAVLAAVICKDKIQGIEVGNFLVGDIGVYTNIFNYIPWIQKIMSTR; encoded by the exons ATgaagtacatttttatttttgtcctctttACTG GTGCATTTTCCTTTGACTATACAGATGAGCAGAATGATGATCCTGCACCCTACCTTGTATATATCAAAAACCAATATAGTCCCTGTGTAGGTGTTCTGATCCATCAACAATGGGTCCTGGCAGCTGCTCACTGCTACTTACC AAGCCTCAAAGTGAAATTGGGAAATTTCAAGAAAAGAGTTAGAGACGGGACAGAGCAGACCATTAAATCTGTCCAAATCATTCGTTATTGGAATTTAACCACAGATTCTTCCAGTCACAACCTTATGCTCATCAAGCTATCCAAACCTGCAGTTCTCAATGAGAAGGTTCAGCCCATGGGCCTGCCAACTAAAAGTGTTCCAGCAGGCACAAAGTGCATTATTTCTGGCTTAGACTGGAGCATAAAAAATAATG GCAAGCATCCTGACCTTCGGCAAACCTTTACAGCCCCTCTTCTATCAGACAAAGAGTGCCAGCAAACCAAACAAGGAAAAGGCAGCAAGAACAGGATATGTGTGAAATTCTTAAAGTCATTCAACAGAATTTTTGTG gaAGCTGTTCTGGCTGCTGTCATTTGTAAAGATAAGATTCAAGGGATAGAGGTTGGGAATTTTCTGGTAGGTGACATTGGTGTCTACACCAACATCTTCAACTATATCCCTTGGATCCAGAAAATTATGTCTACCAGATGA